Proteins encoded within one genomic window of Fragaria vesca subsp. vesca linkage group LG1, FraVesHawaii_1.0, whole genome shotgun sequence:
- the LOC101307429 gene encoding F-box protein SKIP23-like, whose protein sequence is MAERPRSDTCENERVECWSDLPAELLQSIVKRLDAKVDVSRSRAVCKSWRFSISPLNGNSPPIKVHFSYTIRRRERRIKKTILPLRMRVVYHVAPQSPASNSRGWLVKVTESEKTWQKPLIMLHPLSGSPFPKGPVPNPLLPKELNLNDFRVSELSKTYHSPCAYQLAVSLNSDFPALMMIGGGKLYHCKLGVDGEIPKCKEIKSLTSSVNYGDVICHEGKFYVVSLDGRTIVVDSSLTAKMIATPISAPVIRRNIPIGIGKRYLVESFGELLLVIYLASTTECRHLSEVGVAFEIFKLNADEKQWVEMTTLDDRILFVGEDSRFSVLARDFPGCKGNCIYFYDPCPVNCKYHHMPQRFSNIGVFDIGSGSNASGLPRLRFLDDGGDGANIFCLPPEFALA, encoded by the coding sequence ATGGCTGAAAGACCAAGATCCGATACATGTGAAAATGAGAGAGTTGAATGTTGGAGCGATCTCCCAGCTGAGTTGTTACAGAGCATTGTAAAGCGGCTTGATGCCAAAGTTGATGTTTCTAGATCCCGTGCTGTTTGTAAATCATGGCGGTTCTCTATTTCTCCTCTGAATGGGAATTCTCCACCTATCAAAGTACATTTCAGTTATACTATCCGGAGAAGAGAACGTCGTATTAAGAAGACAATCTTGCCTCTGAGGATGAGGGTAGTCTATCATGTGGCACCTCAATCTCCTGCTTCAAATTCAAGGGGTTGGTTGGTTAAGGTCACAGAAAGTGAAAAGACATGGCAGAAACCTCTTATCATGTTACATCCTCTTTCTGGATCCCCATTCCCGAAAGGCCCGGTTCCTAACCCATTATTACCAAAGGAACTGAACTTAAATGATTTTCGGGTATCTGAGTTGTCGAAAACTTATCACTCTCCCTGCGCTTATCAGTTGGCAGTGTCCTTGAATTCTGATTTTCCTGCACTTATGATGATTGGTGGTGGAAAATTGTACCACTGCAAATTAGGTGTTGATGGTGAAATTCCAAAGTGCAAGGAAATTAAAAGTCTAACCTCCTCAGTCAACTATGGAGATGTTATTTGCCATGAGGGGAAGTTCTATGTTGTCTCCCTTGATGGGAGAACTATAGTGGTTGATTCTTCTTTGACAGCTAAGATGATTGCGACCCCGATAAGTGCTCCTGTGATTCGGAGAAATATTCCTATTGGCATCGGCAAGAGATATTTGGTGGAGTCATTTGGAGAACTACTTTTAGTTATATATCTGGCCAGTACGACAGAATGTAGGCATCTCTCAGAAGTTGGTGTTGCATTCGAGATTTTCAAGTTGAATGCAGATGAGAAACAATGGGTCGAGATGACGACTTTGGATGACCGGATATTGTTTGTGGGTGAAGACAGCCGCTTCTCTGTGCTTGCTCGAGACTTTCCTGGTTGCAAAGGGAACTGTATTTATTTCTATGATCCTTGCCCAGTAAATTGTAAGTATCATCATATGCCACAAAGATTCAGCAACATTGGAGTGTTCGACATTGGTAGTGGTAGCAATGCCAGTGGTTTACCTCGGTTGCGTTTTCTTGATGATGGTGGTGATGGTGCAAATATCTTTTGCCTACCCCCAGAATTTGCCTTGGCATGA